In one Solanum lycopersicum chromosome 11, SLM_r2.1 genomic region, the following are encoded:
- the LOC101265194 gene encoding oligopeptide transporter 3, with protein MSTKSSVQPPPLSSADGGGGGGKLNGDASSTNDERCSVEEVALVVPETDDPSLPVMTFRAWFLGLSSCTILIFLNTFFIYRTQPLTISAILMQIAVLPIGKFMAATLPKKSFAIFGRWGSFSLNPGPFNIKEHVVITVMANCGVSIGGGDAYSIGAITVMRAYYNQSVSFLCSLIIVLTTQILGYGWAGMLRRYLVDPVDMWWPSNLAQVSLFRALHEKEPKTRGFTRMKFFLIFMAASFAYYALPGYLFPILTFFSWVCWAYPHSITAQQIGSGYHGLGVGAFTLDWAGISAYHGSPLVTPWSSILNVAVGFIMFIYIIIPLCYWKYNTFDAQKFPIFSNQLFTASGHKYDTTKILTPQFDLNIAAYEKYSKLYLSPLFALSIGSGFARFTATLTHVALFHGSDIWKQSRSAVKNVKMDIHAKLMKSYKQVPQWWFLALLVGSIALSLLMCFVWKEDVQLPWWGLLFAFGLAFIVTLPIGVIQATTNQQPGYDIIAQFIIGYILPGKPIANLLFKIYGRTSTVHALSFLADLKLGHYMKIPPRCMYTAQLVGTLVAGTINLAVAWWMLGSIDNICDVEALHPDSPWTCPKFRVTFDASVIWGLIGPERLFGPGGLYRNLVWLFLIGALLPVPIWVLSKMFPEKKWIPLINIPVISYGFAGMPPATPTNIASWLITGMIFNYFVFKYRKEWWKKYNYVLSAALDAGTAFMGVLLFFALQNEGKNLKWWGTELDHCPLATCPTAPGIIVQGCPVFN; from the exons ATGTCCACCAAAAGCTCCGTCCAACCACCACCGCTCTCCTCCGCCGATGGCGGCGGCGGAGGAGGCAAGCTTAACGGAGATGCATCCTCCACCAACGATGAGAGATGTTCGGTGGAGGAGGTAGCTTTGGTAGTCCCAGAAACCGATGACCCGAGTTTACCTGTAATGACATTCCGGGCATGGTTTCTGGGACTCTCATCTTGCACTATCTTGATTTTCCTAAACACTTTTTTCATTTACAGAACTCAGCCATTAACAATTTCAGCAATTTTGATGCAAATTGCTGTTCTTCCAATTGGGAAATTCATGGCTGCTACACTTCCGAAGAAGAGCTTTGCTATATTCGGTAGATGGGGTTCGTTCAGTTTGAATCCGGGGCCGTTTAATATCAAAGAGCACGTTGTTATTACAGTTATGGCGAATTGTGGAGTTTCAATTGGGGGTGGTGATGCTTATTCAATTGGAGCTATTACTGTTATGAGGGCTTATTATAATCAGAGTGTCAGCTTCCTCTGTTCTCTTATTATCGTCTTGACTACTCAG ATATTGGGGTATGGATGGGCGGGAATGTTGAGGAGATACCTCGTTGACCCTGTCGATATGTGGTGGCCTTCAAACCTTGCTCAAGTTTCTCTATTCAG GGCACTTCACGAAAAGGAACCAAAAACAAGAGGCTTCACAAGGATGAAGTTTTTCCTTATATTTATGGCTGCAAGCTTTGCATACTACGCTCTCCCAGGCTATCTATTCCCAATTTTGACCTTCTTCTCATGGGTCTGTTGGGCGTATCCACATAGTATCACAGCTCAACAAATTGGCTCGGGATATCATGGCCTCGGTGTGGGTGCTTTTACCCTTGATTGGGCTGGCATATCAGCTTATCATGGCAGTCCACTAGTGACACCGTGGTCCTCGATTCTAAATGTTGCCGTTGgatttatcatgttcatatacatcattattcCTCTATGTTACTGGAAGTACAACACTTTTGATGCTCAAAAGTTTCCTATCTTTTCAAATCAGTTGTTCACAGCTAGCGGCCACAAATACGACACCACTAAAATCTTGACTCCACAATTCGATCTCAATATTGCTGCTTATGAGAAGTACAGCAAGCTCTACCTCAGTCCTTTGTTTGCCCTCTCAATCGGATCGGGATTTGCAAGGTTTACAGCTACCCTCACACATGTTGCGCTATTTCATGGAAG TGATATTTGGAAGCAAAGTAGATCAGCGGTGAAGAATGTCAAAATGGATATTCATGCAAAATTGATGAAGAGTTACAAGCAAGTCCCTCAGTGGTGGTTTCTCGCGTTATTGGTAGGTAGCATAGCCCTATCACTTCTGATGTGTTTCGTGTGGAAAGAAGACGTGCAGCTGCCGTGGTGGGGCTTGTTGTTTGCATTTGGTCTTGCTTTTATTGTTACTCTCCCTATAGGAGTCATTCAAGCGACTACTAATCAG CAACCCGGATATGACATAATTGCACAGTTCATAATTGGTTATATCCTCCCAGGAAAACCAATTGCGAATTTGCTTTTCAAAATCTATGGCCGGACTAGTACTGTTCATGCTCTCTCCTTTTTAGCTGATCTTAAACTTGGTCACTACATGAAAATTCCGCCACGATGCATGTACACAGCTCAG CTCGTGGGAACACTGGTTGCTGGTACAATCAACCTTGCTGTAGCATGGTGGATGCTAGGAAGCATCGATAACATTTGTGACGTTGAAGCTCTTCATCCGGACAGCCCATGGACCTGTCCTAAATTCCGAGTGACATTTGATGCATCTGTGATATGGGGTCTAATTGGACCAGAACGGTTATTTGGTCCGGGAGGATTATATAGGAATTTGGTATGGTTATTCCTCATAGGTGCATTGCTACCGGTGCCTATTTGGGtgctaagcaaaatgttcccgGAAAAGAAATGGATTCCCTTGATCAACATACCTGTTATATCATATGGTTTCGCGGGAATGCCACCAGCAACACCAACAAATATAGCTAGCTGGCTTATAACAGGTATGATATTCAACTATTTCGTGTTCAAATACAGAAAAGAGTGGTGGAAGAAATACAACTACGTTCTGTCAGCTGCGTTGGATGCTGGAACAGCTTTCATGGGTGTTTTACTGTTTTTCGCGTTGCAAAACGAGGGGAAGAACTTGAAATGGTGGGGAACAGAGTTGGATCATTGTCCCTTAGCAACTTGTCCAACAGCTCCTGGGATTATAGTACAAGGATGTCCTGTTTTCAACTAG